The following proteins are co-located in the Paludibaculum fermentans genome:
- a CDS encoding EVE domain-containing protein: MMAYFLAKTDPDTYSIDELKRDGATTWDGVTNAQAVAVIRCMKPGDRVFIYHSGGQSKILGLAKITSAPRPDPANPKSAVVDLEFTGEIDPPVTLPEIKATGLFDDWALIRQGRLSTMAVPQAFVDWMKKRYPKAKL, translated from the coding sequence ATGATGGCCTACTTCCTCGCCAAAACTGATCCTGACACCTACTCCATCGACGAACTCAAACGGGATGGAGCCACGACCTGGGATGGAGTGACGAATGCCCAGGCGGTGGCGGTGATCCGCTGCATGAAGCCTGGCGACCGGGTGTTCATCTATCACAGCGGTGGACAGTCGAAGATCCTGGGGCTTGCGAAAATCACCTCTGCACCGCGGCCTGACCCGGCAAACCCGAAGTCGGCGGTTGTCGACCTGGAGTTTACCGGCGAGATCGATCCGCCTGTCACCCTGCCTGAGATCAAGGCTACCGGGCTGTTTGACGATTGGGCGCTGATCCGGCAGGGGCGGCTCTCCACGATGGCTGTCCCACAGGCTTTTGTGGACTGGATGAAGAAGCGTTACCCCAAAGCCAAACTGTAG
- a CDS encoding GumC family protein translates to MTTASMQPTQGLQDQPISVPRRALDIEDYIDILRRHRSWILGPSFIGLVAGVVTAFLWPNSYMAQGMIRVVPPQVSSRLVRTNITEEMSSKIASTYQNIVSRPNLLNLIQTYNLYPDDRKRLPTEDVIENMRKDIQLGQMQSVSRGMGGRANSVSAFNVSFSYSDRRLAQKVTIDLMSRFIDESIKSRSNQNLMTTEFFKDQFDTAKRELEEIDSKISAFRGSNMGTLPEQEQAALGRITALEASAQSINSEISRAHQDKLQLESQLRDLRDQAQALSQPVAESSVPGTAKNERLAEVNREIERTEATIAALREAYKDSHPDVQRALAYLQSKTKIREQILRESEGARIDTSAPKTRMVIPPANASKLREVNSLISRVQTSLQSKDMELEDQNRQLADLRGKIRNAQARLESSPSANQEYLQLMRDRSLVATRYDNLSKSMQESAMATDIETRKQGELLEVLEQPAIPEEPYAPKRPLIVGVGVLLGVGLGFSLAAGRELKDTSLKNLKDVRAYTRLTVLGSIPLLENDFVVRRRRRIGWLAWTAAFLVGVLLMAGSVAYYYTSKA, encoded by the coding sequence ATGACGACAGCATCAATGCAGCCGACTCAGGGTCTGCAGGACCAACCCATTTCAGTGCCCCGGCGCGCGCTTGATATCGAAGACTACATCGATATCCTTCGCCGCCACCGTTCCTGGATCCTCGGACCATCTTTCATCGGCTTGGTGGCCGGCGTGGTGACCGCATTCCTCTGGCCCAACTCCTACATGGCCCAGGGCATGATTCGAGTGGTGCCTCCTCAGGTCTCCTCCCGCCTGGTTCGGACCAACATCACGGAAGAAATGTCGAGCAAGATTGCGTCGACATATCAGAACATTGTCAGCCGCCCGAATCTGCTGAACCTGATCCAGACCTACAACCTGTACCCCGACGACCGCAAGCGGCTGCCAACCGAAGATGTCATTGAGAACATGCGCAAGGACATCCAACTCGGGCAGATGCAATCGGTTTCCCGCGGTATGGGCGGCCGCGCCAATAGCGTCAGTGCTTTTAATGTCAGTTTTTCGTATTCCGACCGACGGCTGGCCCAGAAGGTCACCATCGATTTGATGTCCAGGTTCATCGACGAGAGCATCAAGTCGCGTTCCAATCAGAACCTGATGACGACTGAGTTCTTCAAGGACCAGTTCGACACCGCCAAGCGGGAGTTGGAAGAGATCGACAGTAAGATCTCCGCCTTCCGCGGCAGCAACATGGGCACGCTGCCGGAGCAGGAACAGGCGGCGCTCGGCCGCATCACCGCCCTCGAGGCGTCTGCTCAATCCATCAACAGCGAGATCAGCCGTGCGCATCAGGACAAGTTACAGTTGGAATCGCAGCTCCGCGACCTGAGAGATCAGGCCCAGGCGCTGTCCCAACCGGTAGCCGAAAGTTCAGTGCCCGGCACCGCGAAGAACGAGCGCCTGGCCGAAGTGAACCGCGAGATCGAACGCACCGAAGCCACCATCGCCGCCCTCCGGGAAGCTTACAAAGACTCCCATCCGGACGTGCAGCGGGCCCTCGCCTACCTGCAGAGCAAAACCAAGATTCGCGAGCAGATTCTTCGCGAGAGTGAAGGGGCGAGGATTGACACCTCAGCGCCCAAGACCAGAATGGTGATTCCTCCCGCGAATGCCAGCAAGTTGCGTGAAGTGAACAGCCTCATTTCCCGCGTGCAGACCAGCCTCCAGTCCAAGGACATGGAACTCGAAGATCAGAACCGCCAGTTAGCGGATTTGCGCGGGAAGATCCGGAATGCCCAGGCACGGCTCGAATCCAGCCCGTCAGCCAACCAGGAATACCTCCAACTCATGCGTGATAGGAGCCTCGTCGCCACGCGCTACGACAACCTGAGCAAGAGCATGCAGGAGTCCGCGATGGCGACTGATATCGAAACGCGCAAGCAGGGTGAACTTCTGGAAGTGCTGGAGCAGCCGGCCATTCCCGAAGAACCCTATGCTCCGAAACGGCCATTGATTGTCGGTGTTGGAGTATTGCTCGGAGTTGGTCTCGGTTTCTCGCTCGCCGCTGGGCGGGAGCTGAAAGATACCTCTTTGAAGAATCTCAAGGATGTCAGGGCCTATACGCGCCTCACTGTCCTTGGTAGCATCCCTCTGTTGGAAAACGACTTTGTAGTGCGCCGCCGCCGCCGTATCGGTTGGCTCGCCTGGACCGCCGCGTTTCTTGTCGGGGTTCTTTTGATGGCTGGCTCCGTGGCGTATTACTACACCTCGAAAGCGTAG
- a CDS encoding superoxide dismutase has translation MAFTLPTLPYAHDALEPYIDKLTMEIHHGKHHQAYVTNLNKALESAPDLAGKSLEELLASGVSGVPEAIRTAVRNNGGGHWNHTFFWEVMGPAKGGAPVGKLAAAIDAKFGTFDAFKEKFAAAAVGRFGSGWAWLIKSGDGVEIVSTPNQDNPLMEGKTAVLGLDVWEHAYYLKYQNRRPEYITNWWGVVNWEKAEEHFTK, from the coding sequence ATGGCGTTTACTTTGCCGACGCTTCCGTATGCCCACGACGCGCTGGAGCCGTACATCGACAAGCTGACGATGGAGATCCACCACGGAAAGCATCATCAGGCTTACGTGACCAACCTGAACAAGGCACTGGAATCCGCTCCGGATCTGGCCGGGAAGAGCTTGGAAGAGCTGTTGGCGAGCGGTGTTTCCGGCGTGCCGGAAGCCATCCGCACCGCCGTGCGCAACAACGGTGGCGGCCACTGGAATCACACTTTCTTCTGGGAAGTGATGGGGCCGGCCAAGGGCGGCGCCCCGGTGGGCAAGCTCGCCGCCGCGATCGACGCGAAGTTCGGCACGTTTGATGCCTTCAAGGAGAAGTTCGCGGCCGCGGCCGTCGGGCGTTTCGGCTCCGGTTGGGCCTGGCTGATCAAGTCCGGCGATGGCGTCGAGATCGTTTCGACTCCGAACCAGGACAATCCGCTGATGGAAGGCAAGACGGCCGTGCTGGGTCTCGATGTCTGGGAGCACGCCTACTACCTCAAGTATCAGAACCGCCGGCCGGAGTACATCACCAACTGGTGGGGTGTGGTGAACTGGGAAAAGGCTGAAGAGCACTTCACCAAGTAA
- the gatA gene encoding Asp-tRNA(Asn)/Glu-tRNA(Gln) amidotransferase subunit GatA — protein MDIAKLTISGIQEGLRNRQFSATELTQEALAFARGENSKTNAYLTFSEERALQTASAVDEKLSRGEAPGALAGVPIAVKDVIVTKGLRTTCGSKMLEHFIPPYDATAVQRLEAAGGVIIGKANCDEFAMGSSNENSAYGPVRNPVALDRVPGGSSGGSAAVVAQGTAAVSLGSDTGGSIRQPASFCGVVGVTPTYGRVSRYGLVAFASSLDHIGPFARNVEDAAILLQTIAGRDPKDATSAFAPVPDYRESLGKDVRGLRVGLPKEYFAHLDSESGDQIHKGIELLKQQGCEIVDVSLPHTDYAVACYYIICTAEASANLARYDGVRYTRRSAQAKTLQDMYRMTRGEGFGAECKRRIMLGTYVLSSGYYDAYYLKAQKVRSLIARDFQQAFTQVDALVTPVSPFPAFKLGEKLDDPIQMYLSDIYTITGDLAGIPCMSVPCGNTAEGLPVGMQILTRHFDESGMFRLASAFEQAGGFAV, from the coding sequence ATGGACATCGCCAAACTCACCATCTCCGGGATACAGGAAGGCCTGCGGAACCGTCAATTCAGCGCCACCGAGCTGACTCAGGAAGCCCTGGCCTTCGCTCGGGGCGAGAATTCGAAGACAAACGCCTACCTCACGTTCAGCGAAGAGCGGGCGCTGCAGACGGCCTCAGCCGTGGACGAGAAGCTGTCGCGCGGAGAGGCGCCAGGGGCGCTGGCGGGCGTACCGATCGCGGTGAAGGATGTCATCGTCACCAAGGGGCTGCGCACCACCTGCGGCTCCAAAATGCTGGAGCACTTCATCCCTCCTTACGATGCCACGGCGGTACAACGGCTCGAAGCGGCGGGCGGAGTGATTATCGGCAAAGCGAATTGTGACGAGTTCGCGATGGGGTCGTCGAACGAGAATTCCGCGTACGGACCAGTACGGAATCCAGTTGCGCTCGACAGGGTGCCTGGCGGAAGTTCCGGCGGCTCGGCGGCTGTGGTCGCTCAAGGGACGGCGGCAGTCTCGCTGGGATCCGACACCGGCGGCAGCATCCGGCAGCCGGCCAGTTTCTGCGGTGTTGTTGGAGTGACGCCCACCTACGGACGGGTCTCCCGCTACGGCCTGGTGGCCTTCGCCAGTTCCCTGGATCACATCGGTCCGTTCGCCCGGAATGTGGAAGATGCGGCCATCCTGCTGCAAACCATCGCCGGCCGGGATCCGAAGGATGCGACCAGCGCCTTCGCACCGGTGCCCGACTATCGCGAAAGCCTGGGCAAGGATGTTCGCGGACTGCGTGTCGGCCTGCCGAAAGAGTATTTTGCCCACCTCGACAGCGAGAGCGGCGACCAGATCCACAAGGGCATTGAGCTGCTGAAACAGCAGGGCTGCGAGATTGTCGACGTCAGCCTGCCCCACACCGATTACGCGGTGGCCTGCTACTACATCATCTGTACTGCTGAGGCCAGCGCCAACCTGGCGCGGTATGACGGCGTCCGCTATACCAGACGCTCCGCCCAGGCGAAGACATTGCAGGACATGTATCGAATGACGCGGGGTGAGGGCTTCGGGGCGGAGTGCAAGCGGCGCATCATGCTCGGCACCTACGTGCTCAGCTCGGGGTATTACGACGCGTACTACCTGAAGGCGCAGAAGGTTCGCTCCCTCATCGCCCGCGACTTTCAACAGGCCTTCACCCAGGTGGATGCACTGGTGACGCCGGTTTCGCCCTTCCCGGCTTTCAAATTGGGCGAAAAACTGGACGATCCCATCCAGATGTATCTGTCCGACATCTACACGATCACCGGCGACCTGGCGGGCATTCCTTGCATGAGCGTGCCTTGCGGCAACACGGCCGAAGGGCTGCCGGTGGGCATGCAGATTCTGACGCGCCACTTTGACGAATCCGGCATGTTTCGGCTGGCCTCGGCCTTCGAGCAGGCTGGCGGGTTCGCCGTCTAG
- a CDS encoding ABC transporter permease yields the protein MKRLRLLFLLPTAGILLLLFAVPLCILLVYACMTRGAYGGTMPPFTGENWLRVLDPLYLGIVGRSFLVAGVSTLICVILGFPLALFISRSGTRKNLYLSLVMLPFWTSFLVRTYAWMFLLRDTGLINTTLQAMGVIHEPLPLLYNWWAVILGLVYGYLPFMVLPLFSTLERLDPSLLEAAADLGARPSQGMLRVMLPLSAPGIRAGAILVFIPCLGAYLTPDLLGGGRTILIGTLIQNQFSNSRDWPFGSAISLALMALVMLLLWIQVRRKGEPLL from the coding sequence ATGAAACGCCTGCGGCTGCTGTTCCTGCTTCCGACAGCCGGCATCCTGCTGCTGCTGTTCGCGGTGCCCCTCTGCATCCTGCTGGTCTATGCCTGCATGACGCGAGGCGCTTACGGCGGCACCATGCCACCCTTTACCGGCGAAAACTGGCTGCGAGTGCTGGACCCGCTCTACCTGGGGATTGTGGGGCGCTCTTTCCTGGTGGCCGGAGTCTCCACCTTGATCTGCGTCATTCTAGGCTTCCCCCTGGCCCTGTTCATTTCGAGATCCGGTACGCGGAAGAACCTGTATCTCTCGCTGGTGATGCTGCCCTTCTGGACGAGTTTCCTGGTCCGCACATACGCCTGGATGTTCCTGCTTCGCGACACCGGCCTCATCAACACAACACTGCAGGCGATGGGCGTGATCCATGAACCATTGCCCCTGCTGTACAACTGGTGGGCGGTGATTCTGGGGCTGGTTTATGGATACCTGCCGTTCATGGTCCTGCCTTTGTTCTCGACCCTGGAGAGACTGGACCCATCGCTGCTCGAAGCCGCGGCCGACCTGGGAGCCCGTCCATCTCAGGGGATGCTCCGCGTGATGCTGCCGCTTTCGGCACCAGGCATTCGCGCCGGTGCGATCCTGGTTTTCATCCCCTGCCTGGGGGCCTACCTCACGCCGGACCTGCTGGGCGGCGGCCGCACCATCCTGATTGGCACGCTGATCCAGAACCAGTTTTCCAACTCGCGGGATTGGCCTTTCGGCTCCGCCATTTCGCTGGCCCTGATGGCGCTGGTGATGCTGCTGCTGTGGATTCAGGTGCGGCGAAAGGGAGAGCCCCTGCTTTGA
- a CDS encoding heavy metal-binding domain-containing protein — translation MLVVTTSTLQGKEIRQYLGIVSGEAILGANIFKDFFAGIRDIVGGRSASYEAELRKAKDIAIEEMCQQARQMGGNAVIGVDLDYETISTSHGGGMLMVTAAGTAVIIA, via the coding sequence ATGCTTGTGGTCACCACCTCCACGCTCCAGGGTAAGGAGATTCGCCAGTATCTGGGAATCGTCAGCGGCGAGGCAATCCTGGGCGCCAACATCTTCAAAGACTTCTTTGCCGGTATCCGTGACATCGTGGGCGGACGCTCGGCGTCCTATGAGGCGGAGCTCCGGAAGGCGAAGGACATCGCCATTGAGGAGATGTGCCAGCAGGCGCGCCAGATGGGCGGCAACGCCGTGATTGGGGTGGATCTCGACTACGAGACGATCTCGACCAGCCACGGCGGCGGCATGTTGATGGTTACCGCCGCGGGCACAGCCGTCATCATCGCCTGA
- a CDS encoding ABC transporter ATP-binding protein yields MGHVLELHGLSKHFPNHVALDDLSLAIDEGEFFSLLGPSGCGKTTTLRLIAGFEAPSRGEILLRGEPQAALPPHARKVSTVFQNYALFPHLTVRQNIEFGLRYNPRADARESVRECIEMMQLDGKQDRKPAQLSGGEKQRVALARSLVLRPDVLLLDEPLSALDPNLRKQVRTELKALQRRVGITFIFITHDQEEALSVSDRIALLYKGKLEQLGTPRELYLTPRTRFAAGFLGAVNWVNGVGVRPESTRLATEQPREEGIRSVSATVQELMFLGNCLHIETRTNEGQTIVAEVSREDCPYERGQAVHVFWGRHDEIRCEPS; encoded by the coding sequence ATGGGCCATGTTCTGGAGCTGCACGGACTCTCAAAGCACTTTCCAAACCACGTCGCACTGGACGATTTGTCTCTTGCGATCGATGAGGGTGAGTTCTTTTCCCTGCTTGGCCCGTCAGGCTGCGGCAAGACGACGACCTTGCGCCTGATTGCAGGCTTCGAGGCTCCGAGCCGCGGAGAAATCCTGCTGCGCGGTGAGCCCCAGGCCGCACTGCCTCCGCATGCGCGGAAGGTCTCCACGGTCTTCCAGAACTACGCCCTGTTCCCACATCTCACGGTCCGGCAGAACATCGAGTTCGGGCTGCGCTACAACCCGCGTGCCGATGCCAGGGAGAGTGTCCGCGAATGCATCGAGATGATGCAGTTGGACGGAAAGCAGGACCGCAAGCCGGCTCAGTTGAGCGGTGGGGAGAAACAGCGCGTCGCCCTGGCCCGATCCCTGGTGCTCAGGCCGGATGTCCTGTTGCTGGACGAACCGCTTTCCGCCCTGGACCCCAATCTCCGCAAGCAGGTAAGGACCGAGCTGAAGGCACTCCAGCGCCGGGTGGGCATCACGTTCATCTTCATTACACATGACCAGGAGGAGGCCCTTTCCGTCTCTGACCGCATCGCCCTGCTGTACAAAGGAAAGCTGGAGCAGTTGGGCACGCCGCGGGAGCTGTATCTCACGCCGCGCACGCGGTTCGCGGCTGGCTTCCTGGGCGCTGTGAACTGGGTGAATGGAGTTGGAGTCCGGCCCGAATCCACACGGTTGGCCACCGAGCAGCCTCGGGAGGAAGGCATCCGCAGTGTCAGTGCCACGGTGCAGGAACTCATGTTCCTCGGCAATTGCCTGCACATCGAAACCAGGACCAACGAGGGACAGACCATCGTAGCCGAGGTTTCGCGGGAAGACTGCCCGTACGAGCGTGGGCAGGCGGTGCATGTCTTCTGGGGCAGGCACGACGAGATTCGCTGCGAGCCGTCATGA
- a CDS encoding ABC transporter substrate-binding protein, translated as MISRRRTLFFLGLAGAAGCSRGNRLRLNVFNWSNYVGEKTLPAFEAETGIQVRYAIYESNEEMLARVMTGNSGWDLVFPSNYFIGPMREMALLAPLDHSRLKHLENLDKIFQKPEWDPDLRWSMPYMWGSSGILFNTHSGPAPQKWAELWTTRFQGRMTMLDDPAEVFGAALKKLGRSLNSSSDEDLRSALQEALHQKPLLRAYLNAEVRDQIVAGDVAACQIWATTAQQAIDAAPHLRYVYPAEGYALYADCAALLRESSRADLAHQFLDYLLRADVAAGIVTYSRTATANAAARARIPSAISGLNTLYPDAETLARGEWFAPLASQAQRMRDRLWTELKSA; from the coding sequence ATGATTTCCCGCCGCAGGACCCTGTTCTTCCTTGGCCTGGCGGGAGCGGCGGGCTGCAGCCGCGGCAACCGACTGCGGCTCAACGTCTTCAACTGGTCGAACTACGTCGGCGAGAAGACACTTCCTGCGTTTGAAGCCGAGACGGGCATCCAGGTCCGCTACGCCATTTACGAGAGCAACGAGGAGATGCTGGCACGGGTCATGACCGGCAACTCCGGCTGGGATCTAGTCTTTCCCTCCAACTACTTCATCGGCCCCATGCGGGAGATGGCGCTGCTGGCTCCGCTGGATCATTCCCGGCTCAAGCATCTGGAAAACCTGGACAAGATCTTTCAAAAACCGGAATGGGACCCGGACCTACGCTGGAGCATGCCGTACATGTGGGGCTCCAGCGGCATCCTCTTCAACACGCACTCAGGGCCGGCTCCGCAGAAGTGGGCGGAGCTCTGGACTACCCGGTTTCAGGGGCGAATGACGATGCTCGACGATCCGGCTGAGGTCTTCGGGGCGGCCCTGAAGAAGCTGGGACGATCGTTGAACTCCAGCTCGGACGAGGACCTGCGTTCCGCCCTGCAGGAAGCGCTCCACCAGAAACCATTGCTCCGCGCCTATCTGAACGCCGAGGTGCGGGACCAGATCGTGGCAGGTGACGTCGCGGCTTGCCAGATTTGGGCCACCACGGCTCAGCAGGCCATCGATGCGGCGCCGCACCTCCGGTATGTCTACCCCGCCGAGGGCTATGCTTTGTACGCCGACTGCGCTGCCCTTCTGCGTGAGTCCAGCCGCGCCGACCTCGCACACCAGTTTCTGGACTATCTGCTGCGCGCGGACGTCGCGGCCGGCATTGTGACCTACTCCCGGACGGCGACAGCCAACGCCGCGGCGAGGGCGCGGATTCCCAGTGCGATCAGCGGCCTGAATACTCTCTATCCCGATGCGGAAACGCTGGCCAGGGGCGAATGGTTTGCGCCTTTGGCCTCGCAGGCCCAGCGGATGAGAGATCGCCTCTGGACGGAGTTGAAGTCCGCCTAA
- a CDS encoding Maf family protein: protein MIVLASQSPRRKEILRMAGLPFTVRVPGVEEVRQAGETAHQYVERLAREKALAVDALPQEFVVAADTTVVVDEHVLEKPASEAEAIGMLTRLRGRQHVVLTGVCVRHNHQVWSGVESTAVTFAPLTDADIQAYAASGEPFDKAGGYAIQGLASKYITRVEGCFFNVVGLPVARLYEMLKAAGYSLALG, encoded by the coding sequence ATGATCGTATTGGCTTCGCAATCGCCGCGTCGCAAGGAGATTCTGCGGATGGCCGGACTCCCTTTCACCGTGCGTGTCCCCGGCGTGGAAGAGGTGCGGCAAGCCGGCGAAACGGCGCACCAATATGTTGAGCGCCTGGCTCGCGAAAAGGCACTGGCTGTCGATGCCTTGCCCCAGGAGTTCGTGGTTGCCGCTGACACTACGGTTGTCGTCGATGAGCATGTTCTCGAGAAGCCCGCATCCGAGGCGGAAGCCATAGGCATGCTTACCCGTTTGAGGGGCCGCCAGCACGTCGTCCTCACCGGAGTCTGTGTCCGGCACAATCATCAAGTCTGGAGCGGGGTGGAGTCGACGGCCGTCACCTTTGCGCCCCTCACGGACGCGGATATCCAGGCCTACGCTGCCAGCGGCGAGCCCTTCGACAAGGCGGGCGGCTACGCGATCCAGGGCTTGGCCTCCAAGTACATTACGCGCGTCGAAGGCTGCTTTTTCAATGTGGTAGGGCTGCCGGTCGCCCGGCTGTACGAGATGTTGAAAGCCGCCGGCTACAGTTTGGCTTTGGGGTAA
- a CDS encoding nucleoside deaminase, producing the protein MHEEFLRRAIQLAVENVELGRGGPFGALIVKDGTILAEGANHVTTLNDPTAHAEVVAIREACRKLNTFELRGCTIFASCEPCPMCLSAIYWARVDALYYAASKDDASAAGFDDSFLYVQIPLDEKDRSLPTQRLLPDEGDRPFAIWRSSVNKIPY; encoded by the coding sequence ATGCACGAAGAGTTCCTCCGCCGCGCCATTCAGCTCGCCGTTGAAAACGTCGAGTTGGGGCGCGGCGGCCCCTTTGGGGCCCTGATTGTCAAAGACGGCACGATTCTCGCCGAAGGCGCCAATCATGTCACCACGCTCAACGACCCCACGGCCCATGCGGAAGTGGTTGCGATCCGGGAAGCCTGCCGCAAGCTGAACACCTTTGAACTGCGGGGCTGCACCATCTTCGCGTCCTGCGAACCGTGCCCCATGTGCCTCTCCGCGATCTATTGGGCCAGGGTCGATGCGCTCTACTACGCAGCGTCCAAGGACGACGCCTCCGCAGCCGGGTTCGATGATTCTTTCCTGTACGTCCAGATCCCACTTGATGAAAAGGACCGGTCCCTGCCGACGCAGCGGTTGCTGCCGGACGAAGGCGACCGTCCGTTTGCCATTTGGCGATCGAGTGTGAACAAAATACCTTACTGA
- the gatC gene encoding Asp-tRNA(Asn)/Glu-tRNA(Gln) amidotransferase subunit GatC has translation MKITEQEVKYVADLANLQLSAEETARMAHDLDGILSHIDKLNELDVTGVEPMAQVLYDSGETDTLREDVIEPSLDNQAALANAPLSGAGQFKVPKIIER, from the coding sequence TTGAAGATCACGGAACAAGAGGTCAAGTATGTCGCCGACCTGGCGAATCTGCAGCTCAGCGCGGAAGAGACGGCCCGCATGGCTCATGACCTGGACGGCATTCTGTCTCACATCGATAAGTTGAATGAACTGGATGTGACCGGCGTCGAGCCGATGGCTCAGGTCCTCTATGATTCCGGAGAGACGGACACCTTGCGCGAAGACGTGATTGAGCCGTCCCTGGACAATCAGGCCGCCCTGGCGAACGCCCCGTTGTCCGGCGCGGGCCAGTTCAAAGTGCCGAAGATCATCGAGAGATAG
- a CDS encoding ABC transporter permease has product MLPLAATAIYAFLHLPLLVLAVFSVNSSRFTLWEGFSLRWYRAAFEDQQLIEATANSLLIAAVATAAAAVIGTLCAHALWKKDAPIITMSLSLSLVTPEIVAGISLLALFQWIFRFLNIHLGLHTVILAHVSFCISFVVIVVLARLRTFDNSLEEAAVDLGATEWQAFCHVTLPNLMPAIVSAALLAFTISFDDYVITSMVAGVDSETLPMVLYAIARRGANPVVNAISTIIVLALGAMILASERLKES; this is encoded by the coding sequence ATGCTCCCCTTGGCGGCTACGGCGATCTACGCGTTCCTGCATTTGCCTCTACTGGTGCTGGCGGTGTTCAGCGTCAACAGCTCGCGGTTCACCCTGTGGGAGGGCTTCTCTCTCCGCTGGTACCGCGCAGCGTTTGAGGACCAGCAACTCATCGAAGCGACAGCCAACAGCCTGCTCATCGCCGCGGTAGCAACGGCGGCGGCGGCTGTCATCGGAACCCTCTGCGCGCATGCCTTGTGGAAGAAGGACGCCCCCATCATCACGATGAGCCTGTCGCTGTCCCTGGTGACGCCCGAGATCGTGGCGGGCATCTCGCTGCTGGCCCTCTTTCAATGGATCTTCCGTTTCCTCAACATCCACCTGGGGCTACATACGGTGATCCTGGCCCACGTTTCGTTCTGTATCTCCTTCGTGGTGATTGTCGTCCTGGCACGGCTGCGCACCTTCGACAACTCACTGGAAGAAGCGGCCGTTGACCTGGGCGCGACAGAGTGGCAGGCGTTCTGCCATGTCACCCTACCCAATCTGATGCCGGCCATAGTCTCCGCGGCGCTGCTGGCCTTCACGATTTCCTTCGACGACTACGTCATCACATCGATGGTGGCCGGAGTGGATTCCGAGACGCTGCCCATGGTCCTTTACGCCATCGCGCGGCGCGGAGCCAACCCGGTTGTGAACGCAATCTCCACCATCATCGTACTGGCGCTGGGCGCGATGATTCTCGCCTCGGAGCGGCTGAAAGAGTCATGA
- a CDS encoding polysaccharide biosynthesis/export family protein — MRSNWKLSLGRLLSLFLMLAAGGVLVAQQENAKGAGGQKPAEQGKPVAGGEDLNVAAPVDPKSYKIGAEDVLNIRVWRENDLSGNVVVRPDGKITVPLAGEMEAAGLTPEQLTTRVGEALSKFLTKPEVIISVVSVMSKRYYLSGNVNRSGPTPLVTPTTILQALSAAGLGQWAKKGKIVVMRGTERIKFNYNDVIKGKHLEQNIYLQDGDHIFVP, encoded by the coding sequence ATGAGGTCGAACTGGAAGCTGTCCCTGGGACGGCTCCTGTCTTTGTTCCTGATGTTGGCGGCTGGAGGGGTTCTCGTCGCTCAACAGGAGAATGCCAAAGGCGCGGGCGGTCAAAAGCCGGCCGAACAAGGTAAGCCAGTTGCTGGCGGCGAAGATCTCAATGTTGCCGCGCCGGTAGACCCCAAGAGCTACAAGATCGGTGCGGAAGACGTACTCAATATTCGTGTCTGGCGCGAGAACGACCTCAGCGGGAATGTTGTCGTCCGGCCTGACGGCAAGATCACTGTGCCCCTGGCGGGCGAGATGGAAGCCGCCGGTCTGACGCCGGAACAGCTGACAACGAGGGTCGGCGAGGCGCTTTCCAAGTTCCTGACGAAACCCGAAGTGATCATTTCCGTCGTGTCGGTGATGAGCAAGCGGTACTATCTCTCGGGCAATGTCAACCGCTCGGGGCCAACCCCGCTCGTCACCCCCACCACCATCCTGCAGGCGCTGAGCGCCGCTGGTTTGGGGCAGTGGGCGAAGAAGGGCAAAATCGTCGTCATGCGTGGGACTGAGCGCATCAAGTTCAACTACAACGACGTGATCAAAGGCAAGCACCTGGAGCAGAACATCTACCTCCAGGATGGTGACCACATTTTTGTGCCGTAG
- a CDS encoding DciA family protein: protein MERAGRIIARIRTAQKHFTQEELTLAAWPAAIGKRLAGRTRAVAIQGNNLVVLVEDDQWKRNLYGLRQQILRNLSDLLEGAAPKGIEFRIGVARRPPQREEAPSNFALTAPALRPKDDADGIADPVLRRIYVNSRRKAQAS, encoded by the coding sequence ATGGAACGAGCCGGGCGGATCATCGCCAGAATCAGAACGGCCCAGAAACACTTCACACAAGAGGAGTTGACCCTGGCTGCCTGGCCCGCGGCCATCGGCAAGCGGCTGGCCGGACGCACGCGCGCCGTGGCCATCCAGGGCAACAATCTGGTGGTGCTGGTGGAAGACGACCAGTGGAAGCGCAATCTGTACGGCTTGCGGCAGCAGATCCTCAGGAATCTTAGCGATTTGCTGGAGGGCGCGGCGCCGAAAGGGATTGAGTTTCGGATTGGGGTGGCCCGGCGTCCGCCACAGCGGGAAGAAGCGCCCTCCAATTTCGCGCTGACAGCGCCTGCGCTGCGGCCGAAGGATGACGCCGATGGAATTGCCGATCCGGTCCTGCGCCGCATTTATGTGAACTCCCGCAGAAAGGCACAAGCGTCTTGA